A region from the Caldicellulosiruptor bescii DSM 6725 genome encodes:
- a CDS encoding sigma-70 family RNA polymerase sigma factor, with protein sequence MQQSEKRQFAKVQSQLLIVDNLKLVYHVANKFMPCPKGYYYEVDDLVSEGYIGLVVAAKNYDPAKGSFSTYACKVIESKIKRSLPKYELSCAISLDSPVSKEPEEDTSTVADIISDGYSVESEVIRKDTVQKLHRYFAILTEEEKERVLYYISTGKNLPASDNVFKKARRKIIAKMRQEQFEADLDDLTVFISCPAVHIASGSNFGYSPVEATVIDREEKRKQLEVLSAIPQLDKLRVLKQQGEQDRMKLLVAKWEVEEFIERNWDNLTIQNARLLQDYFVYCLSHLSMVQKYGSKYREQIKRVVKKLAL encoded by the coding sequence ATGCAGCAGTCAGAAAAAAGACAGTTTGCCAAGGTACAAAGCCAGCTTTTAATTGTCGACAACCTGAAGCTTGTGTATCATGTTGCAAATAAATTTATGCCATGTCCAAAGGGCTATTACTATGAAGTTGATGACCTTGTCAGTGAAGGGTACATTGGACTTGTTGTTGCAGCAAAGAACTATGACCCTGCCAAAGGCAGTTTTTCAACCTATGCTTGCAAGGTGATTGAGAGCAAGATAAAAAGAAGCTTGCCAAAATACGAGTTATCTTGTGCCATCTCTTTGGACAGTCCAGTATCAAAAGAACCCGAAGAAGATACATCTACAGTTGCAGATATAATCTCAGATGGTTATTCAGTCGAAAGCGAAGTGATTAGGAAAGACACAGTCCAAAAGCTACATAGGTATTTTGCCATCTTAACCGAAGAGGAAAAAGAAAGAGTCTTATATTACATCTCCACAGGAAAGAATTTACCTGCCAGTGATAATGTGTTCAAAAAAGCAAGAAGAAAGATAATAGCCAAGATGAGACAAGAACAGTTTGAGGCAGACCTTGACGACTTGACAGTGTTTATATCCTGCCCAGCTGTGCATATAGCAAGTGGTAGTAATTTTGGCTATTCACCAGTTGAGGCAACTGTTATTGATAGAGAAGAGAAAAGAAAACAGCTTGAGGTTTTGTCTGCAATACCACAATTGGACAAGCTGAGGGTTTTAAAACAACAAGGCGAACAGGACAGAATGAAACTTCTTGTTGCCAAGTGGGAAGTAGAAGAGTTTATAGAACGCAACTGGGATAATCTCACAATCCAGAATGCAAGGCTTTTGCAGGACTATTTTGTGTATTGTCTTTCCCATCTTTCAATGGTACAAAAGTATGGCAGCAAGTACAGAGAGCAAATAAAAAGAGTGGTCAAAAAGTTAGCTTTGTAA